One Helianthus annuus cultivar XRQ/B chromosome 12, HanXRQr2.0-SUNRISE, whole genome shotgun sequence genomic region harbors:
- the LOC110894514 gene encoding glutathione S-transferase T3-like isoform X1: MHPYRPPFGGPARPTNPNTTQPQTPYNLQDMDPSFLSYAAYLSGAPPFVPPTYGFGQAGGSQPSQPEPESEPDVEVVPESQPEPVQDKSKRGRRSHKKKEKDEPRRAKTTIKWTKDEEYTLSRAWLDISEDEDTANFQTGPVFWDRVRALFYSSWGQGEHRDKDSISSKWTDINNKCHAFQEVYQRNYDNRPSGESDVGVLTKTLEEFDRTKSPFTYYKCWELLRKSPKWALVNPMTTSSRRRAKRSKTSSSADPSTPTSDARNVDLNETLDVDEQFQDELARPTGRRKGTGKKTVESSSDLGLKDDFEEMNRRLQDIHDLGHKRWEIMKDRVVETKKFNELQEARQMEKDIEFLSKPIDHLQGDALILAQMRRQKIREKYGL, from the exons ATGCATCCATACCGACCCCCGTTTGGTGGCCCCGCAAGACCcacgaacccgaacacaacccaaccgcaaaccCCGTACAACCTacaagacatggacccgagctttttaagttacgcggcttacttgagtggcgccCCTCCTTTTGTTCCTCCCACCTACGGCTttggtcaagccggcgggtcgcaaccgtcacaacccgaacccgaatccgaaccCGATGTCGAGGTCGTGCCGGAGTcgcaacccgaaccggtgcaagaCAAATCGAAACGCGGCAGAAGGTCGCATAAAAAGAAGGAAAAGGATGAGCCTCGACGTGCAAAAACAACCATTAAATGGACGAAGGACGAGGAATACACGTTGAGTCGGGCGTGGCTCGATATTTCGGAGGACGAAGATACCG caaactttcaaacgggcccCGTTTTTTGGGATAGGGTGCGTGCACTCTTTTATAGCTcgtggggtcaaggcgaacatcgggacaaggattcaatttctagcaaatggaccgacatcaacaacaaaTGTCACGCGTTTCAAGAAGTTTACCAACGAAACTACGATAATCGCCCGAGCGGTGAAAGTGACGTCGGGGTTTTAACAAAGACTTTGGAGGAGTTCGATAGGACGAAAAGCCCTTTCACGTACTATAAGTGTTGGGAGctactacgaaaaagtccaaagtgggcgcTTGTTAATCCAATGACGACAAGTAGTAGACGCCgggctaaaaggtcaaaaacatcatcctccgcCGACCCGTCAACTCCGACATCCGATGCCCGTAATGTTGATTTAAATGAAACGTTGGACGTTGACGAGCAATTTCAAGACGAGTTGGCCCGACCCACCGGTAGAAGAAAGGGAACCGGGAAAAAAAcggtcgagtcgtcttccgatctcggCCTAAAGGatgatttcgaggagatgaaccgtcgtctccaagatATTCACGACCTCGGCCACAAACGTTGGGAGATTATGAAAGACCGAGTAGTTGAAACCAAAAAGTTCAACGAGTTGCAAGAGGCGCgacaaatggaaaaggacattgagtttttgtccaaaccgatCGACCACCTCCAAGGCGACGCGTTGATCTTGGCTcaaatgcgtcgccaaaaaatacgagaaaaatatggactttag
- the LOC110894514 gene encoding glutathione S-transferase T3-like isoform X2 — MHPYRPPFGGPARPTNPNTTQPQTPYNLQDMDPSFLSYAAYLSGAPPFVPPTYGFGQAGGSQPSQPEPESEPDVEVVPESHKKKEKDEPRRAKTTIKWTKDEEYTLSRAWLDISEDEDTANFQTGPVFWDRVRALFYSSWGQGEHRDKDSISSKWTDINNKCHAFQEVYQRNYDNRPSGESDVGVLTKTLEEFDRTKSPFTYYKCWELLRKSPKWALVNPMTTSSRRRAKRSKTSSSADPSTPTSDARNVDLNETLDVDEQFQDELARPTGRRKGTGKKTVESSSDLGLKDDFEEMNRRLQDIHDLGHKRWEIMKDRVVETKKFNELQEARQMEKDIEFLSKPIDHLQGDALILAQMRRQKIREKYGL; from the exons ATGCATCCATACCGACCCCCGTTTGGTGGCCCCGCAAGACCcacgaacccgaacacaacccaaccgcaaaccCCGTACAACCTacaagacatggacccgagctttttaagttacgcggcttacttgagtggcgccCCTCCTTTTGTTCCTCCCACCTACGGCTttggtcaagccggcgggtcgcaaccgtcacaacccgaacccgaatccgaaccCGATGTCGAGGTCGTGCCGGA GTCGCATAAAAAGAAGGAAAAGGATGAGCCTCGACGTGCAAAAACAACCATTAAATGGACGAAGGACGAGGAATACACGTTGAGTCGGGCGTGGCTCGATATTTCGGAGGACGAAGATACCG caaactttcaaacgggcccCGTTTTTTGGGATAGGGTGCGTGCACTCTTTTATAGCTcgtggggtcaaggcgaacatcgggacaaggattcaatttctagcaaatggaccgacatcaacaacaaaTGTCACGCGTTTCAAGAAGTTTACCAACGAAACTACGATAATCGCCCGAGCGGTGAAAGTGACGTCGGGGTTTTAACAAAGACTTTGGAGGAGTTCGATAGGACGAAAAGCCCTTTCACGTACTATAAGTGTTGGGAGctactacgaaaaagtccaaagtgggcgcTTGTTAATCCAATGACGACAAGTAGTAGACGCCgggctaaaaggtcaaaaacatcatcctccgcCGACCCGTCAACTCCGACATCCGATGCCCGTAATGTTGATTTAAATGAAACGTTGGACGTTGACGAGCAATTTCAAGACGAGTTGGCCCGACCCACCGGTAGAAGAAAGGGAACCGGGAAAAAAAcggtcgagtcgtcttccgatctcggCCTAAAGGatgatttcgaggagatgaaccgtcgtctccaagatATTCACGACCTCGGCCACAAACGTTGGGAGATTATGAAAGACCGAGTAGTTGAAACCAAAAAGTTCAACGAGTTGCAAGAGGCGCgacaaatggaaaaggacattgagtttttgtccaaaccgatCGACCACCTCCAAGGCGACGCGTTGATCTTGGCTcaaatgcgtcgccaaaaaatacgagaaaaatatggactttag